The following proteins are co-located in the Streptomyces sp. NBC_01198 genome:
- a CDS encoding ADP-ribosylglycohydrolase family protein — protein sequence MKRAATGALVGLAVGDAMGFPTEFHDMTEIAAKCGPWRTMELPLASGTAYVTDDTQMTLALGEGLAEALAGGRALTAAGMEPPVRARFVEWYRSPDNNRAPGATCLRACGALSRGGRWQAASDLGSKGCGANMRVAPLGLVPGLDRHQRSGAAQLQSALTHGHPTALAASDLTACAVRLLADGTGPGELLPALREYARESREVYPGDWLGDLADRAHDPDRAAFAARGWDECLAVLARLADALRTADPEADPCLATGAGWVAEEALAAGLFCFLMLPDDPPAAVRRAAYSSGDSDSIAALAGAFAGAHHGAGAWPDAWVRDIEYRDRLLALGAAWDA from the coding sequence GTGAAGCGGGCGGCTACGGGGGCGTTGGTGGGGCTGGCGGTGGGGGACGCCATGGGCTTCCCGACGGAGTTCCACGACATGACGGAGATCGCCGCCAAGTGCGGCCCGTGGCGGACGATGGAGCTGCCGCTCGCCTCCGGGACGGCGTATGTCACCGACGACACCCAGATGACGCTGGCGCTCGGCGAGGGCCTCGCCGAGGCGCTGGCGGGCGGACGGGCGCTGACAGCGGCGGGTATGGAGCCGCCGGTCCGGGCGCGCTTCGTCGAGTGGTATCGCTCGCCGGACAACAACCGGGCGCCGGGCGCCACTTGCCTGCGGGCGTGCGGGGCGCTGAGCCGGGGTGGCAGGTGGCAGGCGGCGAGCGACCTCGGCTCCAAGGGGTGCGGGGCGAACATGCGGGTCGCGCCCCTGGGCCTGGTGCCGGGTCTGGACCGGCACCAGCGGTCGGGAGCCGCCCAGTTGCAGTCGGCCCTCACCCACGGCCACCCCACCGCGCTGGCCGCGAGCGACCTCACCGCCTGCGCGGTGCGGCTGCTGGCGGACGGCACGGGCCCGGGTGAACTGCTGCCCGCGCTGCGGGAGTACGCCCGGGAGAGCCGCGAGGTCTATCCCGGCGACTGGCTGGGCGACCTGGCCGACCGCGCCCACGACCCGGACCGGGCGGCCTTCGCCGCGCGCGGCTGGGACGAGTGCCTGGCCGTACTCGCCCGGCTGGCCGACGCCTTGCGCACCGCCGACCCGGAGGCGGACCCGTGCCTGGCCACCGGGGCCGGCTGGGTCGCGGAAGAGGCGCTGGCCGCCGGCCTGTTCTGCTTCCTGATGCTGCCCGACGACCCGCCCGCCGCGGTCCGCAGGGCGGCGTACTCCTCCGGTGACTCCGACTCGATCGCCGCCCTGGCCGGCGCGTTCGCCGGCGCCCACCACGGGGCGGGCGCGTGGCCCGACGCGTGGGTGCGGGACATCGAGTACCGCGACCGGCTGCTCGCGCTCGGCGCCGCCTGGGACGCGTAG
- a CDS encoding damage-control phosphatase ARMT1 family protein produces the protein MPERPNDGAPVITAAEPGSFAWTVLAERHPALIRQVREAFPYPPERQRALDALQEETAGGVVTPLPPGAHDRELWDGWGAEAVGRSWFDVPFLWSESYFYRRLLDAVGYFAPGPWQGVDPFAPFKRAELRGDAVAGELAALDAVDELPDEDRDRALLTGSLWGNRADLGFRISCGDPGEADRHVIADDSALLWEHLAAAPAGTVHLLADNAGRETVADLILLDHLLRTGRADRAVLHVKPYPYYVSDATTADVVDCLRRIAEAPGPAGAIGARLWQAMTAGRLAVRTHGFFCAPLPYAAMPADLRADLARATVTFAKGDLNYRRLVGDRHWPATTPFARLTGYFPGPLLALRTLKCDVAVGLAPATLAGLDAAGGGWRTAGTHAVVQFAVPAGAERG, from the coding sequence ATGCCCGAACGACCGAACGACGGCGCGCCGGTGATCACCGCGGCTGAGCCGGGCTCCTTCGCGTGGACTGTCCTCGCCGAGCGGCACCCCGCCCTGATCCGCCAGGTCCGCGAGGCGTTCCCCTACCCGCCGGAACGCCAACGCGCCCTGGACGCGCTCCAGGAGGAGACGGCCGGCGGGGTCGTCACGCCGCTGCCGCCCGGCGCGCACGACCGCGAGCTGTGGGACGGCTGGGGGGCGGAGGCCGTCGGCCGTTCCTGGTTCGACGTGCCGTTCCTCTGGTCGGAGAGCTACTTCTACCGCCGGCTGCTCGACGCCGTCGGCTACTTCGCCCCCGGCCCGTGGCAAGGTGTCGACCCCTTCGCCCCGTTCAAGCGGGCCGAGCTGCGCGGGGACGCGGTGGCCGGGGAGTTGGCCGCGCTGGACGCGGTGGACGAACTGCCGGACGAGGACCGGGACCGGGCGCTGCTGACCGGCTCGCTGTGGGGAAACCGGGCGGATCTGGGCTTCCGCATCTCCTGCGGCGACCCCGGCGAGGCGGACCGCCACGTCATCGCGGACGACAGCGCCCTGCTGTGGGAGCACCTGGCCGCGGCGCCGGCCGGCACGGTGCATCTGCTGGCGGACAACGCGGGCCGCGAGACGGTCGCCGACCTGATCCTGCTCGACCACCTCCTGCGCACCGGCCGCGCCGACCGGGCCGTACTGCACGTCAAGCCCTACCCGTACTACGTCTCCGACGCGACCACGGCGGACGTCGTCGACTGCCTGCGCCGGATCGCCGAGGCGCCCGGGCCGGCCGGGGCGATCGGCGCCCGGCTGTGGCAGGCCATGACCGCCGGGCGCCTCGCGGTGCGCACCCACGGCTTCTTCTGCGCGCCGCTGCCCTACGCCGCCATGCCGGCCGACCTGCGCGCGGACCTGGCCCGGGCCACGGTCACGTTCGCCAAGGGCGACCTGAACTACCGCCGCCTGGTCGGTGACCGGCACTGGCCCGCCACCACCCCCTTCGCCCGGCTGACCGGGTACTTCCCCGGACCGCTGCTGGCGCTGCGCACCCTGAAGTGCGACGTCGCCGTCGGCCTGGCACCCGCGACGCTCGCCGGGCTCGACGCGGCCGGCGGCGGGTGGCGGACCGCCGGGACGCACGCGGTGGTCCAGTTCGCCGTGCCGGCCGGCGCGGAGCGCGGCTGA
- a CDS encoding DEAD/DEAH box helicase, translating to MGRHSWPVADPLPPGEPARAADRTRLLAALPLLAAGEAAFLPADPPRRGQVAFWTRDGEPPDVGVPPSQLTLPDGAALRQETALLLPVEQALPLLTRCRALGATGRASATTAFWGAAATLALTLLARGRVQPATTPAGAAAWQVGPLDPADHDRLSALAATMPPELRAAALRAGAGGLAGPGGSQWDPVAAASSPALPAAAPPGACGVVWPGGSPGDPVAGGSVPAVSSPGPGAAPEVPAAEPLVLAFLDAVADALTRTPAARQPAPAPPPSRNVISPRLPAREAAAVPEPALRVSLRLEFAAAGQPDAEEYAFRAVVQLGSLADPAVLTDAADLWAGRAAAPELFGTQARSEVARVLRRAARVWPPAAELLAAAAPAELELSGAEAAALLGGAGTRLSAAGVAVHVPKDLVRGLTATGVLEPAGEGPRSAAETFLSSGALLDFRWRVALGDQELTAAELDRLVGTHRPIVRLRDRWVLVDGELARRLRRRTPPLTALDALGAALTGVVELDGERVPVAAGGVLAELRARIARPESGAGPQAAPEALAGTLRDYQLRGLDWLHRMTSLGLGGCLADDMGLGKTVTLIALHLRRQEQQATAGPTLVVCPASLLGNWEREIGRFAPATPVCRFHGPGRDLTGTPADGFVLTTYGTMRRDAERLAAAHPWGLLVADEAQHAKNPHARTARALRAIPSRGRVALTGTPVENNLTELWALLDWTTPGLLGTLPAFRDRYARAVEGDRDERAAAQLAYLVRPFLLRRRKSDPGIAPELPPKTETDRPVSLTREQVSLYEALVRELMAEIEESAGIARRGLVMKLLTGLKQVCNHPAQFLKEPATARLPGRSGKLQLLDQLLDTVVAEDGSALVFTQYVSMGRLIERHLADRGIPALFLHGGTPVRRREQMVDAFQDGGPRVFLLSLKAAGTGLNLTRADHVIHYDRWWNPAVEDQATDRAYRIGQTRPVQVHRLIAEGTVEDRVAGMLRRKRELADAVLGSGEAAFGDLTDGELAELVTLRRPRR from the coding sequence GTGGGAAGGCATTCCTGGCCGGTCGCCGACCCGCTCCCACCCGGGGAGCCGGCGCGGGCCGCCGACCGGACGCGGCTGCTGGCCGCGCTGCCGCTGCTCGCGGCGGGCGAGGCCGCCTTCCTGCCCGCCGACCCGCCCCGCCGGGGGCAGGTGGCGTTCTGGACGCGGGACGGCGAGCCGCCGGACGTGGGGGTGCCCCCGTCGCAGCTCACGCTGCCCGACGGCGCCGCCCTCCGACAGGAGACCGCCCTCCTCCTCCCGGTGGAGCAGGCACTGCCGCTGCTGACCCGCTGCCGCGCGCTCGGCGCCACCGGCCGGGCGTCGGCCACCACGGCGTTCTGGGGCGCGGCGGCGACACTGGCCCTGACCCTGCTCGCCCGCGGCCGGGTGCAGCCCGCGACGACACCGGCAGGCGCCGCCGCCTGGCAGGTCGGCCCCCTGGACCCCGCCGACCACGACCGCCTCTCCGCCCTGGCGGCGACGATGCCCCCGGAGCTCCGGGCGGCGGCACTGCGTGCCGGGGCGGGCGGCCTCGCGGGGCCCGGGGGTTCGCAATGGGACCCGGTGGCGGCGGCCTCTTCGCCCGCGCTTCCGGCGGCCGCGCCGCCCGGCGCCTGTGGGGTCGTGTGGCCCGGAGGTTCGCCAGGTGACCCCGTGGCGGGCGGGTCGGTGCCGGCCGTCTCGTCACCCGGGCCGGGCGCGGCCCCGGAGGTTCCGGCGGCCGAGCCGCTGGTGCTGGCGTTCCTGGACGCGGTGGCCGACGCGCTCACCCGTACGCCCGCCGCCAGGCAGCCGGCCCCCGCGCCGCCGCCCTCCCGGAACGTCATCTCCCCACGGCTCCCCGCGCGGGAGGCGGCCGCCGTGCCCGAACCGGCCCTGCGGGTCTCGCTGCGGCTGGAGTTCGCGGCGGCCGGGCAGCCGGACGCCGAGGAGTACGCCTTCCGTGCCGTCGTCCAGCTGGGCAGCCTGGCCGACCCGGCCGTGCTCACCGACGCCGCCGACCTGTGGGCGGGCCGGGCCGCCGCGCCCGAACTGTTCGGCACGCAGGCCAGGTCGGAGGTGGCGCGGGTGCTGCGCAGGGCCGCCCGCGTATGGCCGCCGGCCGCGGAGCTGCTGGCGGCGGCGGCCCCGGCCGAGCTTGAGCTGTCCGGCGCGGAGGCCGCCGCGCTGCTGGGCGGGGCGGGGACGCGGCTGTCCGCGGCCGGAGTCGCGGTGCACGTCCCGAAGGACCTGGTGCGCGGGCTGACCGCCACCGGCGTCCTGGAACCGGCGGGCGAGGGACCGCGGTCGGCCGCGGAGACCTTCCTGTCGTCCGGCGCCCTGCTGGACTTCCGCTGGCGGGTCGCCCTCGGCGACCAGGAACTCACCGCCGCCGAGCTGGACCGGCTGGTCGGTACGCACCGCCCGATCGTGCGGCTGCGCGACCGATGGGTGCTCGTGGACGGCGAGTTGGCCCGCCGGCTGCGGCGCCGCACGCCTCCGCTGACCGCGCTCGACGCCCTGGGCGCCGCGCTGACCGGGGTCGTGGAGCTGGACGGCGAGCGGGTGCCGGTCGCGGCCGGCGGCGTGCTGGCCGAGCTGCGGGCCAGGATCGCGCGGCCGGAGTCCGGCGCCGGCCCCCAGGCCGCGCCGGAGGCCCTGGCAGGGACCCTGCGGGACTACCAGTTGCGCGGCCTTGACTGGTTGCACCGGATGACCTCGCTGGGCCTCGGCGGCTGCCTGGCCGACGACATGGGCCTGGGCAAGACCGTGACCCTCATCGCGCTCCACCTGCGCCGCCAGGAGCAACAGGCCACCGCGGGACCGACGTTGGTGGTCTGCCCCGCCTCGCTGCTCGGCAACTGGGAGCGGGAGATCGGGCGCTTCGCCCCGGCCACCCCCGTCTGCCGCTTCCACGGCCCCGGCCGCGACCTCACCGGCACGCCGGCGGACGGCTTCGTCCTGACCACCTACGGGACGATGCGCCGGGACGCCGAACGCCTCGCGGCCGCGCACCCGTGGGGACTGCTCGTCGCCGACGAGGCACAGCACGCCAAGAACCCGCACGCGCGCACCGCCAGGGCCCTGCGCGCCATCCCGTCCCGCGGCAGGGTCGCGCTGACCGGCACCCCGGTGGAGAACAACCTCACCGAGCTGTGGGCGCTGCTCGACTGGACCACCCCCGGCCTGCTCGGCACGCTCCCCGCCTTCCGCGACCGCTACGCCAGGGCCGTCGAGGGCGACCGCGACGAGCGGGCCGCCGCGCAACTGGCCTATCTCGTACGCCCGTTCCTTCTGCGCCGCCGCAAGTCCGACCCGGGTATCGCACCGGAGCTGCCGCCCAAGACCGAGACGGACCGTCCGGTGTCCCTCACCAGGGAGCAGGTCTCCCTCTACGAGGCCCTGGTGCGGGAGCTGATGGCCGAGATCGAGGAGAGCGCCGGCATCGCCCGGCGCGGCCTGGTGATGAAGCTGCTCACCGGGCTGAAGCAGGTCTGCAACCACCCGGCGCAGTTCCTGAAGGAGCCCGCGACCGCGCGACTGCCCGGCCGCTCCGGCAAGTTGCAGCTGCTCGACCAGCTGCTGGACACCGTCGTCGCCGAGGACGGCTCCGCGCTGGTCTTCACCCAGTACGTGTCCATGGGCCGGCTCATCGAGCGCCATCTGGCCGACCGCGGCATCCCCGCCCTCTTCCTGCACGGCGGTACGCCGGTCCGCCGCCGCGAGCAGATGGTCGACGCCTTCCAGGACGGCGGGCCACGGGTGTTCCTGCTGTCCCTCAAGGCCGCGGGCACCGGCTTGAACCTCACCCGGGCCGACCACGTCATCCATTACGACCGCTGGTGGAATCCGGCCGTCGAGGACCAGGCGACCGACCGCGCGTATCGGATCGGCCAGACCCGCCCCGTCCAGGTGCACCGGCTCATCGCCGAGGGGACGGTCGAGGACCGGGTCGCCGGGATGCTCCGCCGCAAGCGCGAACTGGCCGACGCCGTCCTGGGATCGGGCGAGGCCGCCTTCGGCGACCTGACCGACGGCGAACTCGCGGAGCTGGTCACTTTGCGAAGGCCCCGCCGCTGA
- the htpG gene encoding molecular chaperone HtpG, which produces MPTETFEFQVEARQLLQMMIHSIYSNKDVFLRELVSNASDALDKLRLEALRDDSLGADVSDLHIALDADPQDRTLTVRDNGIGMSRDEVVELIGTIANSGTASFLRELKEAGDTATTDGLIGQFGVGFYASFMVADEVTLLTRRAGESEGTRWTSSGEGTYTVETVADAPQGTAIVLRLKPEDTEDQLYDYTSPWKLREIVKRYSDFITWPIRMATRPAGEPAEQADDAAESGDAAAPEVETLNSMKALWARSRDEVTDDEYHELYKHISHDWTDPLETIRLQAEGTFEYQALLFIPSHAPQDLFLQGYKRGVQLYVKRVFIMDDCEALMPSYLRFVKGVVDAQDLSLNVSREILQQDRQIQLMHRRLAKKVLSTVKDMMTAHPERYATFWREFGRVLKEGLLGDPENRDSILGVSSFATTHDKDQPTTLAQYAERMKDGQEHIYYLTGESRQAVENSPHMEAFQARGIEVLLLTDPVDEVWVDTRPEFGGRQFRSVAKGEVDLGTAEEKEQEGSEREKQQEEYAALLGWMAGHLTEHVKQVRLSSRLTVSPACIVSDTHDVTPALENLYRAMGQEIPHPKRILELNPKHPLVTALNRTHTERPDDTAVGETAELLHSLALLAEGGELPDPARFVKLTADRLERSL; this is translated from the coding sequence ATGCCGACCGAGACGTTCGAGTTCCAGGTGGAAGCGCGCCAGCTTCTGCAGATGATGATCCACTCGATCTACTCCAACAAGGACGTGTTCCTGCGCGAACTCGTCTCCAACGCCTCCGACGCCCTCGACAAGTTGCGGCTCGAAGCACTCCGCGACGACTCGCTCGGCGCGGACGTGTCCGACCTGCACATCGCCCTGGACGCCGACCCGCAGGACCGCACGCTCACCGTGCGGGACAACGGGATCGGCATGTCGCGCGACGAGGTGGTCGAGCTCATCGGGACGATCGCTAACTCGGGCACCGCCTCCTTCCTGCGGGAGCTGAAGGAGGCCGGCGACACCGCGACGACCGACGGGCTGATCGGCCAGTTCGGCGTCGGGTTCTACGCCAGCTTCATGGTCGCCGACGAGGTGACGCTGCTGACCCGGCGGGCCGGCGAGAGCGAGGGCACCCGCTGGACGTCGAGCGGCGAGGGCACGTACACGGTGGAGACGGTGGCCGACGCCCCGCAGGGCACCGCGATCGTGCTGCGGCTCAAGCCGGAGGACACCGAGGACCAGCTGTACGACTACACCTCGCCGTGGAAGCTGCGGGAGATCGTCAAGCGCTACTCGGACTTCATCACCTGGCCGATCAGGATGGCGACCCGCCCCGCCGGCGAGCCGGCCGAACAGGCCGACGACGCCGCGGAGTCCGGGGACGCGGCGGCGCCCGAGGTGGAGACCCTCAACTCGATGAAGGCCCTGTGGGCCCGCTCGCGCGACGAGGTCACCGACGACGAGTACCACGAGCTGTACAAGCACATCAGCCACGACTGGACCGACCCGCTGGAGACCATCCGCCTCCAGGCGGAAGGCACCTTCGAATACCAGGCGTTGCTGTTCATCCCGTCCCACGCCCCGCAGGACCTCTTCCTCCAGGGCTACAAGCGCGGTGTGCAGCTGTACGTGAAGCGCGTGTTCATCATGGACGACTGCGAAGCGCTGATGCCGTCGTATCTGCGCTTCGTCAAGGGCGTGGTGGACGCGCAGGACCTGTCGCTGAACGTGTCCCGGGAGATCCTCCAGCAGGACCGCCAGATCCAGCTGATGCACCGGCGGCTGGCCAAGAAGGTGCTCTCCACGGTCAAGGACATGATGACCGCACACCCCGAGCGGTACGCCACCTTCTGGCGGGAGTTCGGCCGCGTGCTGAAGGAGGGCCTGCTCGGCGACCCGGAGAACCGCGACAGCATCCTCGGGGTGTCCTCCTTCGCCACCACCCACGACAAGGACCAGCCGACCACGCTGGCGCAGTACGCGGAGCGGATGAAGGACGGCCAGGAGCACATCTACTACCTCACCGGCGAATCGCGCCAGGCCGTCGAGAACTCCCCGCACATGGAGGCCTTCCAGGCCCGCGGCATCGAGGTGCTGCTGCTGACCGACCCGGTGGACGAGGTGTGGGTCGACACCCGACCGGAGTTCGGCGGCAGGCAGTTCCGCTCGGTCGCCAAGGGCGAGGTCGACCTCGGCACCGCGGAGGAGAAGGAGCAGGAGGGCAGCGAGCGCGAGAAGCAGCAGGAGGAGTACGCGGCCCTGCTCGGCTGGATGGCCGGCCACCTGACCGAGCATGTCAAGCAGGTGCGGCTGTCCTCCCGGCTGACCGTGTCACCGGCCTGCATCGTCTCCGACACCCACGACGTGACCCCGGCGCTGGAGAACCTCTACCGGGCCATGGGCCAGGAGATCCCGCACCCCAAGCGCATCCTCGAACTCAACCCGAAGCACCCCCTGGTGACCGCACTCAACCGCACCCACACCGAGCGCCCGGACGACACCGCCGTCGGCGAGACCGCCGAACTCCTGCACTCCCTGGCCCTGCTGGCCGAGGGCGGTGAACTCCCCGACCCGGCCCGCTTCGTCAAGCTCACCGCGGACCGGCTCGAACGCTCCCTGTGA
- a CDS encoding MOSC and FAD-binding oxidoreductase domain-containing protein, whose translation MAKLLSVNVGMPKDVAWQDKTVHTGAWKAPVDGPQMVRRLNIEGDGQGDLGGHGGEIRAVLVYQLDSYRYWREHLDRDDLSFGNFGENFTVDGLPDDDVCIGDRYRIGEAEFEVTQPRVTCYRVGMRLGEPTMASLLVAHHRPGFYLRVIAEGHVEAGDEITLTRRGPEELSVADTDALLYLPDRDPDRLRKALNIPALSPGWQQSFRELADAQHDGAQPGSGGGAKAAEPGWPGFKTMRVDRIVHETPAVASVYLVTTDGTPLPESRPGQYLSLRVAVGDAAPAVRSYSLSHVPTADTYRISVKHEPHGQVSGYIHATLRTGDLVDVASPRGAFVLEEGDRPVVLISAGIGATPMLAMLQQLAAGEDPRPVWWIHTAHDRAHHAFAEESAALLARLPDAHEHIYYTAKDAPLPDGQQVSRGRPTGASLAGIGLPADADAYICGPTAFMDGLGGDLRDQGFQAERIHTEEFSSLPAINPGVTSKPAVRPHQPPDESGTGPFITFARSGITARWPSSQSSLLDLADACDVPTRWSCRTGVCHTCVTRLVSGDISYTTPPLEPPENGEVLICCSEPDGDVVLDL comes from the coding sequence ATGGCGAAACTACTGTCCGTCAACGTAGGAATGCCCAAGGACGTCGCGTGGCAGGACAAGACCGTCCACACCGGGGCCTGGAAGGCTCCCGTCGACGGCCCCCAGATGGTGCGGCGGCTGAACATCGAGGGGGACGGCCAGGGCGACCTGGGCGGGCACGGCGGCGAGATCCGTGCCGTCCTCGTCTACCAGCTGGACTCCTACCGCTACTGGCGCGAGCACCTGGACCGCGACGACCTGTCCTTCGGGAACTTCGGCGAGAACTTCACCGTCGACGGCCTGCCCGACGATGACGTGTGCATCGGCGACCGCTACCGGATCGGCGAGGCGGAGTTCGAGGTCACCCAGCCCCGCGTCACGTGCTACCGGGTCGGCATGCGGCTGGGCGAGCCCACCATGGCCTCCCTGCTGGTCGCCCACCACCGCCCCGGCTTCTACCTGCGGGTCATCGCCGAGGGGCACGTCGAGGCGGGTGACGAGATCACCCTGACCAGGCGGGGCCCGGAGGAGCTGAGCGTCGCCGACACCGACGCGCTGCTCTACCTCCCCGACCGTGACCCCGACCGGCTGCGCAAGGCGTTGAACATCCCGGCCCTCAGCCCCGGCTGGCAGCAGTCCTTCCGCGAGCTCGCCGACGCCCAGCACGACGGGGCGCAGCCGGGCTCCGGCGGCGGCGCGAAGGCGGCGGAGCCGGGGTGGCCCGGTTTCAAGACCATGCGGGTGGACCGCATCGTCCACGAGACACCCGCTGTCGCCTCGGTCTACCTCGTCACCACCGACGGCACCCCGCTGCCCGAGTCCCGGCCCGGCCAGTACCTCTCGCTGCGGGTCGCCGTGGGCGACGCGGCCCCGGCGGTGCGCAGCTACTCGCTGTCCCACGTGCCCACCGCCGACACCTACCGCATCAGCGTCAAGCACGAGCCGCACGGGCAGGTCAGCGGCTACATCCACGCCACGCTGCGGACCGGGGACCTGGTGGACGTCGCGAGCCCGCGCGGGGCGTTCGTGCTGGAGGAGGGCGACCGGCCGGTCGTGCTGATCTCGGCCGGGATCGGCGCCACCCCGATGCTGGCCATGCTCCAGCAGCTGGCGGCAGGGGAGGACCCGCGCCCGGTCTGGTGGATCCACACCGCCCACGACCGCGCCCACCACGCCTTCGCCGAGGAGTCCGCCGCGCTGCTCGCGCGGCTCCCCGACGCGCACGAGCACATCTACTACACGGCGAAGGACGCCCCCCTCCCGGACGGCCAGCAGGTCAGCCGGGGCCGCCCGACCGGCGCGTCGCTGGCGGGAATCGGGCTGCCGGCGGACGCCGACGCCTACATCTGCGGGCCGACCGCCTTCATGGACGGCCTCGGCGGCGACCTGCGCGACCAGGGCTTCCAGGCCGAGCGCATCCACACCGAGGAGTTCAGCTCGCTGCCCGCCATCAACCCCGGCGTCACGTCCAAGCCGGCGGTCCGGCCGCACCAGCCGCCGGACGAGTCCGGCACGGGGCCGTTCATCACCTTCGCCCGCAGCGGCATCACCGCCCGGTGGCCCAGCAGCCAGTCGTCGCTGCTGGACCTGGCGGACGCCTGCGACGTGCCCACCCGCTGGTCCTGCCGTACGGGCGTCTGCCACACCTGCGTCACCCGCCTGGTGTCGGGTGACATCTCCTACACCACACCGCCGCTGGAGCCTCCGGAGAACGGCGAGGTGCTGATCTGCTGCAGCGAACCGGACGGTGACGTCGTCCTCGACCTCTGA
- a CDS encoding DUF427 domain-containing protein, with product MGLSWQQGPLSGSANGHFLTPEPLPDRLLFAERLRRRMRVRFGDAWVADSENALLLHEPGHYPVAYFPREDVDERALTASGKVTQHKDLGDTAWYAVHAGGRTTERAAWELAAPPGFAADFRGRIAFAWRAMDGFYEEDERIVGHASDAYHRIDIRNTSRTLEVRDGDTVIARTEHPVVLYESGFAPRWYVPTADIDHSRLQPVEGQTFCPYKGLCDYYDVGDARRAAWTYRDAYREVDRIGGMVSFEPDEIEVRLDGERLHLETGQQVTPHGVDRSLDAAEATPHLANPNRARL from the coding sequence ATGGGACTGTCCTGGCAGCAAGGCCCCCTCTCCGGCAGTGCGAACGGGCACTTCCTCACCCCCGAGCCGCTGCCCGACCGGCTGCTGTTCGCCGAACGGCTCCGCCGCCGTATGCGCGTACGGTTCGGCGACGCCTGGGTCGCCGACAGCGAGAACGCGCTGCTGCTGCACGAGCCCGGCCACTACCCCGTCGCCTACTTCCCCCGCGAGGACGTCGACGAGCGGGCGCTGACCGCGAGCGGCAAGGTCACCCAGCACAAGGACCTCGGCGACACCGCCTGGTACGCCGTGCACGCCGGTGGCCGTACGACCGAGCGCGCCGCCTGGGAGCTCGCCGCCCCGCCCGGCTTCGCCGCCGACTTCCGCGGCCGTATCGCCTTCGCGTGGCGCGCGATGGACGGCTTCTACGAGGAGGACGAGCGCATCGTCGGGCATGCGTCGGACGCGTACCACCGCATCGACATCCGCAACACCTCCCGCACCCTTGAGGTGCGCGACGGCGACACCGTGATCGCCCGCACCGAGCACCCCGTGGTGCTCTACGAGTCGGGTTTCGCCCCGCGCTGGTACGTCCCGACCGCCGACATCGACCACTCGCGGCTGCAGCCCGTCGAGGGCCAGACCTTCTGCCCGTACAAGGGCCTGTGCGACTACTACGACGTCGGCGACGCGCGCCGGGCCGCCTGGACGTACCGCGACGCCTACCGGGAGGTCGACCGGATCGGCGGCATGGTGTCGTTCGAGCCCGACGAGATCGAGGTCCGCCTCGACGGCGAACGCCTGCACCTGGAGACCGGCCAGCAGGTCACACCGCACGGCGTCGACCGCAGCCTGGACGCGGCCGAGGCCACCCCGCACCTGGCGAACCCGAACCGGGCGCGGCTCTAG